The Candidatus Hydrogenedentota bacterium genome window below encodes:
- a CDS encoding carboxypeptidase-like regulatory domain-containing protein, which produces MKQNLRFSLILVLVLAAVAAVWWLLSRQGAEAPSGPEVTRGETEEQSRAPLPPAPRVKPDETPQRLDRSAVGTRVSVDAPTAVRRTSGGGILTGLVLDEALKPAPGVKVVMSRTASEQGDAVIEEPSTAATGADGTFAAEGLAYGVYSLLATSGNTAAAQSAQVRSYFPDMALMLRLRPAYNLGGRVVDPQGAPTAEAHVTVMYVPTESMMGRWGISGSPQDRAQALPLESVTDAQGAFAFESVPAKEVFVAVKAEGYAPHISELIKLPVTGAVITLAAGGSVAGRVLQTDTGEPLSGFALRVSGPTSLDKHETTTNESGEFVCASLRPGEYALMPADDTWANAESAPRIKLASGEARQGIDLRVAQSGTIRGRVYNEQTGNGIPGAAVILRKNLMGYGNSVSTDNNGAYEMRGVPPGEHALAVQMNDRLASNPYGDQEAAVLSVKAGAVLEGVDLAVYMGTTVSGRVEYADGSPGGSATVFVIPVAGYGRARVMADTNGSFVFSGPANGEQLRLQAFKGTQASAPTEALQVPATGTLEDIVLTLQEGGVIAGVVTNRSGAPLPAMNVLVGGTANQLQPNFASADDTGSFLVAGLPPGSYTVTAMTQGEQGSGDATTTIDLAAGQRVSDVVLIWEKEAPAVGPKGNLTISGRVLDSAGKPLSDAIVYGTLNERNMPYTSKSLVDGSFTLSGLAAGAYKLSAIAGGNRTTEPVDAQAGASGIRLTVATQGKVSGRVLDAATGKPVTRFGVAFVTPGYLEKPSAQYVYWQRYTSPEGEFSAAMREQRQRQSGNLALAVRADGYSPVEQVLGALSQGQNVEGLLIRMKPGARVEGVVQTSSGQTVAGASIYLERYDPYRSPETRTNSEGQFVLTNLPLSAIKLVAGHPAYSNGEASVTPRAGTTSHVTIELPAGGSVEGIVRMGNQPRAGTSVYLYMFEGGNQQSSTVTDASGHYVFSNVTSGRGQVSTYVQSSRGNLNQSRQVIVETGRTTTADFDLPAETGGLEGVVTIGGQPVTNAHVSAYLSSEEGSTSSYAQTNSDGSYVINSVPAGEVRVSVYIRDSSGGGGRQHSETAQIVAGSVTRLDFDLPLPTFVSGYLSGLKEGEMGYIGLLPGEIKLGPLTKEKVQEYLGMLAGQAEMNPDGTFRMENVEPGTYTVVGVAADPNAATPEDAIMNARIVTEVIEVNEGEEITVQLSID; this is translated from the coding sequence ATGAAACAGAACCTGCGCTTCTCGTTGATATTGGTGTTAGTCCTGGCGGCTGTGGCCGCCGTGTGGTGGCTGCTGTCACGGCAGGGCGCCGAGGCGCCTTCGGGGCCGGAGGTCACGCGCGGCGAGACCGAAGAACAATCGCGAGCGCCGCTTCCCCCGGCGCCGCGTGTTAAACCTGACGAGACTCCGCAGCGGCTCGACCGGAGCGCGGTAGGCACACGGGTCTCGGTGGATGCGCCAACGGCTGTGCGCCGGACCAGCGGCGGAGGCATCCTTACGGGGCTCGTGCTCGACGAGGCCTTGAAGCCGGCCCCGGGGGTTAAGGTTGTTATGAGCCGAACGGCCTCCGAGCAGGGCGATGCGGTTATTGAAGAGCCTTCTACGGCGGCGACCGGCGCGGATGGTACCTTTGCCGCGGAGGGATTGGCCTATGGCGTATACAGCCTGCTTGCCACAAGCGGGAACACGGCCGCGGCGCAGTCCGCGCAGGTGCGCTCCTATTTCCCGGACATGGCTTTGATGCTCAGGTTGCGCCCAGCATATAACCTTGGGGGACGCGTGGTGGACCCGCAGGGGGCACCGACTGCCGAGGCGCATGTTACCGTGATGTACGTGCCGACGGAAAGCATGATGGGCCGGTGGGGAATCTCTGGCTCGCCGCAGGACAGAGCTCAGGCATTGCCCCTGGAATCCGTAACCGACGCCCAAGGGGCCTTTGCGTTCGAATCGGTGCCTGCAAAAGAAGTGTTCGTGGCGGTGAAAGCCGAGGGGTACGCTCCGCATATCAGCGAATTGATTAAACTTCCCGTTACGGGCGCGGTTATCACGCTTGCTGCCGGCGGCAGCGTGGCGGGCCGGGTCCTCCAGACAGATACCGGCGAACCCCTGAGCGGGTTTGCGCTGCGGGTTTCGGGGCCGACTTCGTTGGATAAGCATGAAACCACGACTAATGAGTCGGGGGAATTCGTATGTGCATCTCTTCGGCCGGGCGAATACGCGCTCATGCCTGCCGACGATACCTGGGCGAATGCCGAAAGTGCGCCTCGGATCAAGCTGGCCTCGGGCGAAGCAAGACAGGGCATCGACCTGCGGGTGGCGCAGAGCGGGACGATCAGGGGACGCGTCTACAACGAACAGACGGGCAACGGGATACCGGGAGCAGCGGTGATTCTGCGCAAGAACCTCATGGGTTACGGCAATTCCGTGAGCACCGACAATAACGGCGCTTACGAGATGCGTGGGGTCCCTCCGGGAGAACACGCCTTGGCGGTTCAGATGAACGACCGGCTGGCGAGTAATCCCTATGGTGACCAGGAGGCTGCAGTGCTTAGTGTCAAGGCCGGTGCGGTCCTCGAGGGGGTCGACCTTGCCGTGTACATGGGCACGACTGTCAGTGGGCGCGTGGAGTATGCAGACGGCTCGCCTGGGGGATCTGCCACGGTTTTTGTCATTCCAGTCGCGGGGTATGGCCGGGCACGAGTTATGGCCGACACGAATGGCTCGTTTGTTTTTTCGGGGCCCGCCAATGGCGAACAACTGCGGCTGCAGGCATTCAAGGGCACTCAGGCTTCCGCGCCCACGGAAGCGCTGCAGGTGCCCGCGACGGGCACGCTGGAGGACATTGTGCTGACCCTGCAGGAAGGCGGCGTCATCGCGGGCGTAGTGACGAACCGTTCCGGGGCCCCTTTGCCGGCGATGAACGTCCTGGTCGGGGGGACGGCGAACCAACTGCAACCCAATTTCGCGTCTGCCGATGATACCGGGAGTTTTCTGGTCGCGGGGCTGCCTCCGGGCTCGTATACAGTCACGGCGATGACTCAAGGCGAACAGGGCAGCGGAGACGCCACGACTACGATCGATTTGGCTGCGGGACAGCGGGTCAGCGATGTGGTTCTGATCTGGGAAAAGGAAGCCCCTGCTGTGGGCCCCAAAGGGAACCTTACTATCTCGGGCCGGGTGCTGGATTCCGCGGGCAAACCCCTGTCGGACGCGATTGTATACGGTACGCTGAATGAAAGGAACATGCCCTACACCTCGAAAAGCCTGGTTGACGGCTCGTTCACGTTGAGCGGGCTCGCGGCAGGGGCCTACAAGCTCAGCGCGATTGCGGGGGGGAATCGCACCACGGAACCCGTGGATGCCCAGGCGGGGGCGTCGGGAATCCGGCTGACTGTAGCCACACAGGGCAAGGTCTCCGGGAGAGTGCTCGACGCGGCCACGGGCAAACCGGTGACGCGTTTTGGCGTGGCCTTTGTCACTCCGGGTTATTTGGAGAAACCCTCAGCTCAATACGTTTATTGGCAGCGGTACACCAGCCCCGAAGGCGAGTTCTCCGCGGCAATGCGCGAGCAGCGCCAGCGGCAGAGCGGGAATCTCGCGTTGGCGGTCCGTGCGGACGGCTACTCCCCGGTCGAACAGGTGCTGGGGGCTCTGTCGCAAGGCCAGAATGTGGAGGGCCTGCTGATTCGTATGAAGCCCGGCGCGCGGGTGGAAGGCGTGGTACAGACATCGTCGGGCCAGACGGTTGCCGGGGCGTCCATCTACCTCGAGCGGTACGATCCGTACAGGTCTCCTGAGACGCGGACCAATTCCGAGGGGCAGTTCGTATTGACCAATCTTCCGTTATCGGCCATCAAACTCGTGGCCGGGCATCCCGCGTACAGTAATGGCGAAGCCTCGGTGACCCCGCGCGCGGGGACCACTTCCCACGTGACCATCGAACTTCCAGCGGGCGGCTCGGTCGAGGGAATAGTCAGAATGGGCAACCAGCCCCGGGCTGGGACCAGCGTGTATCTGTACATGTTCGAGGGCGGGAATCAGCAGTCTTCCACGGTGACCGATGCGTCAGGCCACTACGTGTTCAGCAACGTCACCAGCGGCCGCGGCCAAGTCTCCACATACGTCCAGTCCAGCCGTGGAAACCTCAATCAGAGCCGCCAGGTCATCGTCGAAACCGGGCGCACCACGACAGCCGACTTCGATCTTCCGGCCGAAACGGGCGGGCTCGAGGGGGTGGTCACGATTGGAGGACAGCCCGTGACCAACGCGCATGTCAGCGCGTACCTGTCGTCGGAAGAAGGCTCGACATCGAGCTATGCGCAGACGAACAGCGACGGCTCATACGTCATCAACAGCGTACCGGCCGGCGAAGTCCGTGTCTCGGTCTACATACGCGACAGCAGCGGGGGAGGGGGCCGCCAGCACTCTGAGACCGCGCAGATCGTTGCAGGCAGTGTCACGCGACTGGACTTCGATCTGCCCCTGCCGACGTTTGTCTCGGGCTACTTGTCCGGCCTTAAAGAGGGCGAAATGGGTTACATCGGGTTGCTGCCGGGAGAAATCAAGCTCGGCCCGCTTACGAAAGAGAAGGTCCAGGAGTACTTGGGCATGCTGGCCGGCCAAGCCGAGATGAATCCTGACGGCACCTTCCGCATGGAGAATGTCGAACCGGGAACGTACACGGTCGTGGGTGTGGCCGCGGACCCCAATGCCGCTACGCCTGAAGACGCGATCATGAACGCGCGCATCGTCACCGAGGTCATCGAGGTGAACGAAGGCGAGGAGATCACAGTCCAATTGTCGATCGACTGA
- the nusB gene encoding transcription antitermination factor NusB: MLFSPKARRTGRECAVQFLYGLDFTEYDWETAIDDFWATSPVRPAAKAYAERLVKGIMQHRDALDAAITGVLANWRPERVGRVEHNILRVALFELRYADDVPEKVAINEAIEIAKRFGNDEAPRFVNGVLDRLKGE, encoded by the coding sequence ATGCTATTCAGTCCCAAAGCGCGCCGCACGGGGCGCGAGTGCGCGGTCCAGTTTCTATACGGTCTCGATTTCACGGAATACGACTGGGAAACGGCGATCGATGACTTCTGGGCAACCTCCCCCGTCCGCCCTGCCGCCAAAGCGTACGCGGAACGGCTGGTCAAGGGCATCATGCAGCACCGGGATGCGCTGGACGCCGCAATCACGGGCGTTCTGGCCAATTGGCGGCCCGAACGCGTGGGACGTGTCGAGCACAACATCCTGCGAGTGGCCCTGTTCGAATTGCGATACGCGGATGACGTCCCGGAAAAGGTGGCTATCAACGAAGCGATCGAGATAGCCAAACGCTTCGGAAATGATGAGGCGCCCCGGTTTGTCAACGGCGTCCTGGACCGCCTCAAAGGAGAGTAA
- the ribE gene encoding 6,7-dimethyl-8-ribityllumazine synthase, giving the protein MPKVIEGKLVSSGKKYGIIVSRFNEFISGKLLEGALDALQRHGVQDKEITVAWTPGSFEIPVVAKKMAVSGKYDAVIALGAVIRGSTPHFDYVAAEVSKGVAHVTLDTQVPVAFGVLTTDTIEQAVERAGTKAGNKGFDAACAAIEMVNLMEQL; this is encoded by the coding sequence ATGCCGAAGGTTATTGAAGGAAAGCTCGTATCGTCGGGGAAGAAATACGGAATCATCGTGTCGCGCTTCAACGAGTTCATCTCGGGGAAGCTGCTCGAGGGGGCCTTGGACGCGCTGCAACGCCACGGGGTGCAGGATAAAGAGATTACCGTCGCATGGACCCCGGGCTCGTTCGAGATCCCCGTCGTCGCCAAGAAGATGGCCGTCTCGGGCAAGTACGACGCGGTGATCGCCCTGGGGGCCGTCATCCGGGGAAGCACGCCTCATTTCGACTATGTGGCGGCCGAGGTCTCCAAGGGAGTGGCGCACGTCACGCTCGATACTCAGGTGCCCGTGGCATTCGGGGTCCTTACGACGGACACCATCGAACAGGCGGTCGAACGCGCCGGCACCAAAGCCGGCAACAAAGGGTTTGACGCCGCATGCGCCGCCATCGAAATGGTCAACCTGATGGAACAACTCTGA
- a CDS encoding bifunctional 3,4-dihydroxy-2-butanone-4-phosphate synthase/GTP cyclohydrolase II: MFASIPEILDELRAGKIIILVDDEDRENEGDFVVAAEKVTPEAINFMITHGRGLVCLAMTGERLDELGIPPMTAQNRSRFGTAFHVSIEAAEGVSTGISAYDRARTVQVAIDPNTKPRELVQPGHIFPLRARTGGVLVRAGQTEGSVDLARIAGMNPAAVICEVINSDGTMARVPQLAKIAEEFGLKMCSVESIIQWRRRNEQLVHRAARTRLQTEYGAFDLIAYENDVDVREHVALVKGDVATEEPVLVRVHSECLTGDVFASMRCDCGSQLHEAMRMIEQEGRGVVVYMRQEGRGIGLMNKIRAYELQDNGMDTVEANVHLGFDPDPREYGIGAQILTDLGVRRMRLLTNNPIKRAGLEGYGLEVVSLVPIQIPPNEINARYLQTKRDKLGHLLS; the protein is encoded by the coding sequence ATGTTCGCATCGATACCTGAAATACTCGACGAGCTTCGGGCAGGGAAGATCATCATCCTCGTAGACGACGAGGATCGGGAAAACGAGGGCGATTTCGTGGTCGCGGCCGAAAAAGTCACTCCCGAGGCCATCAACTTCATGATCACGCACGGGCGGGGCCTGGTGTGCCTCGCCATGACCGGCGAACGGCTCGATGAACTCGGGATCCCTCCGATGACCGCCCAGAACCGGTCGCGTTTCGGGACGGCGTTTCACGTCTCCATCGAAGCCGCGGAAGGCGTGAGCACGGGCATCAGCGCATATGATCGTGCACGGACAGTGCAGGTCGCCATCGATCCCAACACCAAGCCGCGCGAGCTGGTGCAGCCCGGCCACATCTTCCCGTTGCGCGCGCGGACGGGCGGCGTGCTGGTCCGCGCCGGCCAGACCGAAGGTTCCGTTGATTTGGCCCGGATTGCCGGGATGAATCCGGCGGCGGTGATCTGTGAAGTCATCAATTCGGACGGCACCATGGCGCGCGTTCCTCAACTCGCCAAGATTGCCGAAGAGTTTGGTCTCAAGATGTGTTCGGTCGAGAGCATCATCCAGTGGCGCCGCCGCAACGAACAGCTCGTGCACAGGGCCGCGCGGACCCGGCTCCAGACCGAATACGGCGCGTTCGATCTCATCGCCTATGAGAACGACGTCGATGTGCGCGAACACGTGGCCCTCGTCAAGGGCGATGTGGCCACCGAAGAGCCCGTGCTCGTGCGGGTTCACTCGGAATGCCTGACCGGCGACGTGTTCGCGTCGATGCGGTGCGACTGCGGCTCGCAGCTTCATGAGGCCATGCGCATGATCGAACAGGAGGGCCGGGGCGTCGTGGTCTACATGCGCCAGGAAGGACGCGGCATCGGGCTCATGAACAAGATCCGGGCCTATGAGTTGCAGGACAACGGCATGGACACCGTGGAGGCTAACGTGCATCTCGGGTTCGACCCTGATCCGCGCGAGTACGGGATCGGCGCGCAAATCCTGACCGATCTGGGCGTCCGCCGCATGCGCCTGCTGACCAATAACCCGATCAAGCGGGCGGGGCTCGAAGGGTATGGTCTCGAGGTGGTCAGTCTGGTGCCGATTCAGATCCCGCCAAACGAGATAAACGCGCGGTATCTGCAGACAAAGAGAGACAAGCTCGGCCATTTGCTGTCATGA
- a CDS encoding riboflavin synthase codes for MFTGIVEEVGAVSRRSGSDLSILAEVVLEGMRIGDSIAVNGACLTVAAFDEKGFTAQVSPETAERTTLGTARPGDAVNLERAMAMGDRFGGHFVQGHVDGIGQVYSVRNQGDFSLWRFRAPDEVARYLVPKGSIAVDGISLTVVEPAGDTFGVAIIPETVNRTILGAKRPGDRVNLEADVIGKHIYHYVKAGNGGLTQDFLARHGFA; via the coding sequence ATGTTCACGGGTATTGTCGAGGAAGTGGGCGCGGTTTCACGGAGGTCGGGTTCGGACCTTTCGATCCTGGCCGAGGTGGTTCTGGAGGGAATGCGCATTGGCGACAGCATCGCTGTTAACGGCGCATGCCTGACCGTTGCAGCTTTCGATGAGAAGGGGTTCACCGCGCAGGTGTCGCCCGAAACCGCCGAACGCACGACTCTCGGGACCGCGCGCCCCGGCGACGCGGTGAACCTCGAGCGCGCCATGGCCATGGGCGACCGTTTCGGAGGCCACTTCGTGCAAGGGCACGTCGACGGCATCGGGCAGGTGTATTCCGTGAGGAACCAGGGCGATTTCTCGCTGTGGCGGTTCCGCGCCCCGGACGAGGTTGCACGCTATCTCGTGCCCAAAGGGTCCATCGCGGTCGACGGCATCAGCCTGACGGTCGTGGAACCCGCCGGAGACACGTTTGGCGTGGCCATCATCCCCGAGACGGTCAACCGGACCATTCTGGGCGCAAAACGCCCGGGCGACCGCGTGAACCTGGAGGCCGATGTTATCGGCAAGCACATCTACCACTATGTCAAGGCCGGCAACGGCGGTCTGACGCAGGATTTTCTTGCGCGCCACGGATTTGCCTGA
- the ribD gene encoding bifunctional diaminohydroxyphosphoribosylaminopyrimidine deaminase/5-amino-6-(5-phosphoribosylamino)uracil reductase RibD → MMTSSADRQYMRRALELAAKGKGRTSPNPMVGCVIVRDGKVIGEDYHRRAGEPHAEVLAIEQASGDVRGATMYINLEPCTHEGRTPPCVDLLLEKRPARVVVAMSDPNPKVSGEGIYRLRQAGIDVEAGVLEEEARKLNEAFIKYITTGMPFVICKAAMTLDGKIATHAGHSRWVTCEESRRRVHQLRNEVDAILVGSRTVMLDDPSLTTRLDAGEKHDPIRIILDADDYLDEKRRVFEVESTAPTWVVLPEERVCDRADEVLHVRRGGDGFDMRHLMTVLAQREVTSVLIEGGGTTHASAFEAGVVDKVMFFVAPKIIGGREAITAVEGEGVATMDEAVLLERMSAEQVGDDLLIEAYVKAG, encoded by the coding sequence ATGATGACCAGTTCAGCCGACAGACAATACATGCGCCGCGCCCTTGAGCTTGCCGCAAAGGGTAAGGGCCGCACCTCGCCGAATCCGATGGTGGGGTGTGTCATTGTTCGCGATGGGAAGGTCATTGGCGAAGACTACCACAGGCGCGCCGGAGAGCCCCACGCCGAAGTACTGGCCATCGAACAGGCAAGCGGCGATGTCCGGGGCGCCACGATGTACATCAACCTCGAACCGTGTACGCATGAAGGCCGCACACCGCCCTGTGTAGACCTGCTCCTCGAGAAACGCCCCGCCCGCGTGGTGGTGGCCATGAGCGACCCGAATCCAAAGGTGTCCGGCGAAGGTATTTACCGTCTCCGACAGGCGGGAATAGATGTCGAAGCCGGGGTTCTCGAGGAAGAGGCCCGGAAACTCAACGAAGCCTTCATCAAATACATCACCACGGGCATGCCATTTGTCATCTGTAAGGCTGCAATGACCCTGGACGGCAAGATCGCCACCCACGCGGGCCATTCGAGGTGGGTCACATGCGAGGAATCGCGGCGCCGGGTTCACCAGCTGCGAAACGAGGTGGACGCCATCCTCGTGGGCAGCCGCACGGTCATGCTGGACGATCCCAGCCTTACCACGCGCCTGGATGCCGGGGAAAAGCATGATCCCATCCGCATCATCCTGGACGCTGACGATTACCTGGACGAAAAGCGCCGGGTGTTTGAAGTCGAGAGCACTGCCCCCACTTGGGTTGTCCTGCCGGAAGAACGTGTGTGCGATCGGGCCGACGAAGTGCTGCATGTGAGGCGCGGCGGCGACGGGTTTGACATGCGGCATCTCATGACCGTCCTGGCCCAGCGCGAGGTCACCTCGGTGCTGATCGAGGGCGGCGGCACCACCCATGCATCTGCATTCGAGGCCGGCGTCGTTGACAAGGTGATGTTTTTTGTCGCCCCCAAGATCATCGGGGGCCGTGAAGCGATCACGGCTGTCGAGGGCGAAGGCGTGGCCACCATGGACGAGGCCGTTCTTCTCGAACGCATGAGCGCCGAACAGGTAGGCGACGATTTGCTCATCGAAGCGTACGTAAAAGCAGGTTAG
- a CDS encoding sigma-70 family RNA polymerase sigma factor, whose product MNDAQLVSLATRGDRSAFEAIVERYKSLVCAITYGATGDYAASEDLAQETFVAAWLNLSRLDKPERLRSWLCSVARHISFSALRKRRRETEHTKVLQQASQAAEQSCETPRDAATLHEEQKLVWQIVEKVPEAYRVPLILYYREGHSVERVAAATGLSESAVKQRLLRGRRMLKDEMAALVENSLAGSRPDKKFTAGVIAALPPAAAMSVPAGRPVQTPSGAISSVAQEVFAAWGAKQVALSTIAVLAVLGITIVGTGAIFGGPAPEKAAITIEASAGPSLPREEPRALAEVLGTPEMPAAIETSEPSPPPSPGKTEPAPGALVPGRVVAPAGYPGTEMDEKAVDTVMGTVYAPNGGALPKAKVWAARFAMQARDTRETVADEDGRYSLVVPPGQWMVSARLGRFGGESDAAPHGQIITNGENREIPANIPTEERCIVHGRVYDNTTGKPVSHPQLWTSSRLLVGGDNEGFYEIEGQDHAYQTLAVLCPGYARKYIIYSTLLRDDFELDLSVEPGVRVSGRVVDKEGRGLANAWVCAAGSGRGVLSAYYEVCDQYGRFVYDGLPRGKEITLTAEQPRFIQTCWEPEPVEGKETARKKFVARAAPGTAAENITFTLDPVDRQEIREIRDWPDDPPCGVMRGRLVAWDGHPLRNFQIITRTVSRDSGLPTPFGMEINEFFRGYSFTNDEGVFTLASPSFAPGEYLQLIAMASGYLDGVAEPVLAYPAEDLGRVPETLFRLGVPKALKVRVTEADAGGAPIQGAKVVVQDITADYMTQPFDWREMDSPMWRPVSATTGAAGWAELESINHEKGIVLASHPDYGRTRTVWDGNDRQLELTMEREAAVDGVATDEKGGVPPQLAVRLSWCAAPPYLYQDFERSSQTYWDASPGDGGHFYFDQLPPGYYMLRSWYWPGAKYDHTNQVQYDMEFFLEPGQAMSVRLPEESIQDNPDGWVAAGGLNSEDRRLTEKVAGAWENHYTVSALGRQGHIVLLFYENGRYEQTVFGEGADRAIEDSGYYRVIDGRLERITDRGGTLSESVEFDGEAFFLHTEGDPYPDHPGRGPFRPVDDVAKSLRRGEFLLKPRPRIQASEEPSEAPASGRSGFSRSPEE is encoded by the coding sequence ATGAACGACGCACAGTTGGTAAGCCTGGCAACGCGGGGGGATCGCTCCGCTTTCGAAGCGATCGTTGAACGTTACAAGTCGCTGGTGTGTGCGATCACCTACGGCGCCACGGGGGATTACGCGGCCTCGGAAGACCTTGCGCAGGAGACATTTGTCGCGGCGTGGCTGAATCTGAGCCGTCTGGACAAGCCTGAGAGGCTGCGTTCGTGGCTATGCAGTGTTGCGCGCCACATCTCGTTCTCGGCGCTTCGGAAACGGCGGCGCGAGACCGAGCACACGAAGGTCCTTCAACAGGCATCGCAGGCAGCCGAACAGTCCTGTGAAACACCGCGGGACGCTGCCACCCTCCACGAGGAACAGAAGCTGGTGTGGCAAATCGTGGAAAAGGTCCCGGAAGCGTACCGTGTGCCTCTGATTCTGTATTACCGCGAAGGTCACTCGGTAGAACGGGTGGCTGCGGCGACGGGCTTGTCGGAGAGCGCGGTGAAACAGCGCCTGTTGCGGGGACGCCGGATGCTCAAAGACGAAATGGCGGCCCTTGTCGAGAATTCGCTCGCGGGTTCGCGGCCCGACAAGAAGTTCACGGCCGGCGTGATTGCGGCTTTGCCGCCAGCGGCCGCGATGAGCGTACCCGCAGGCCGGCCGGTTCAGACGCCTTCCGGCGCCATAAGCTCGGTGGCTCAGGAGGTGTTTGCCGCTTGGGGCGCGAAACAAGTCGCGTTAAGCACAATAGCGGTGCTGGCCGTCTTAGGCATCACCATCGTGGGAACCGGTGCGATCTTCGGCGGGCCCGCGCCTGAAAAGGCAGCGATTACCATCGAAGCTTCTGCGGGACCTTCGCTCCCACGAGAAGAGCCGCGGGCACTCGCGGAGGTTCTTGGAACTCCGGAGATGCCTGCAGCAATCGAAACTTCGGAGCCCTCCCCTCCCCCGTCTCCCGGGAAAACGGAACCAGCGCCGGGAGCGCTTGTGCCGGGCCGCGTGGTCGCTCCCGCGGGATACCCGGGCACAGAGATGGACGAAAAGGCGGTGGACACGGTTATGGGCACGGTTTACGCGCCGAATGGCGGCGCGCTGCCAAAAGCCAAAGTCTGGGCCGCCCGCTTTGCCATGCAGGCCCGCGACACTCGCGAAACCGTGGCGGATGAAGACGGGCGCTATTCGCTCGTGGTGCCGCCGGGCCAATGGATGGTCTCGGCGCGGCTGGGACGATTCGGCGGAGAATCGGACGCCGCGCCGCACGGGCAAATCATCACGAACGGCGAGAACAGGGAAATCCCCGCCAATATCCCCACCGAAGAGCGGTGCATTGTTCATGGCCGGGTGTACGACAATACAACCGGCAAACCTGTCTCGCATCCACAGCTCTGGACCTCGAGCCGCCTGCTTGTCGGGGGCGATAACGAAGGGTTCTATGAGATAGAGGGCCAGGATCACGCCTATCAGACACTGGCCGTGCTGTGTCCGGGCTACGCCCGCAAATACATCATCTATTCCACGCTGCTCCGCGATGATTTTGAACTTGACTTGTCTGTGGAGCCAGGCGTGCGCGTGTCGGGCCGTGTTGTCGATAAGGAGGGGCGCGGGCTGGCCAACGCGTGGGTCTGCGCGGCAGGTTCGGGCCGCGGCGTGCTCAGCGCGTACTACGAAGTCTGCGACCAATACGGACGATTCGTTTATGACGGTCTTCCCCGGGGAAAGGAAATCACCCTTACGGCGGAACAACCGCGTTTCATACAAACGTGTTGGGAACCCGAGCCGGTTGAGGGCAAAGAAACGGCCCGCAAGAAATTTGTTGCGCGCGCAGCCCCGGGGACGGCTGCCGAGAACATCACGTTTACGTTGGACCCGGTCGACAGGCAAGAGATCCGGGAAATCAGGGATTGGCCTGACGATCCCCCTTGCGGGGTGATGCGCGGGCGGCTCGTCGCGTGGGATGGGCACCCCCTGCGCAATTTCCAGATCATTACGCGGACTGTGTCAAGGGATTCTGGCCTCCCCACGCCGTTTGGGATGGAGATCAATGAATTCTTTCGCGGCTACAGTTTCACGAACGACGAGGGCGTGTTCACCCTGGCGAGTCCAAGCTTTGCCCCGGGCGAATACCTGCAACTGATCGCAATGGCGTCCGGCTACCTGGACGGCGTCGCGGAACCGGTATTGGCATATCCTGCGGAGGATCTCGGCCGCGTTCCCGAGACTCTCTTCCGCTTGGGAGTGCCCAAGGCTCTCAAGGTTCGCGTGACGGAAGCCGATGCCGGCGGCGCGCCGATACAGGGTGCAAAAGTGGTGGTTCAGGACATTACGGCCGACTACATGACGCAGCCTTTCGATTGGCGAGAAATGGATTCGCCCATGTGGCGGCCTGTTTCGGCCACGACCGGCGCTGCAGGCTGGGCTGAACTCGAAAGTATCAATCACGAGAAAGGTATTGTGCTCGCGTCCCATCCGGATTACGGGCGGACTCGCACGGTGTGGGATGGCAATGACCGACAGTTGGAATTGACGATGGAACGCGAGGCGGCCGTGGACGGTGTTGCCACCGATGAGAAGGGCGGAGTACCGCCTCAGCTGGCGGTGAGACTGTCATGGTGCGCCGCACCACCGTATCTCTACCAGGACTTCGAGCGCAGTTCTCAAACCTACTGGGACGCCTCTCCCGGCGACGGCGGCCATTTCTACTTCGACCAGCTTCCGCCGGGGTATTACATGCTTAGAAGTTGGTATTGGCCGGGCGCGAAATATGACCACACGAACCAGGTTCAGTATGACATGGAATTCTTTCTCGAACCCGGGCAGGCCATGAGCGTGCGGCTGCCGGAAGAAAGCATCCAGGACAATCCGGACGGCTGGGTGGCCGCCGGCGGCCTGAATTCGGAGGACCGGCGATTGACAGAGAAGGTCGCCGGCGCCTGGGAGAACCATTACACTGTGTCCGCGCTTGGCCGTCAAGGGCATATTGTGTTGCTCTTCTATGAGAATGGCCGCTATGAACAGACGGTCTTCGGAGAAGGCGCCGACAGAGCCATTGAGGACTCCGGCTATTACCGTGTTATTGACGGGCGCCTCGAGCGGATTACCGATCGGGGCGGCACGCTGTCGGAATCGGTGGAATTCGATGGCGAGGCATTCTTCCTTCACACTGAGGGCGACCCGTACCCCGACCACCCGGGCCGGGGGCCTTTCCGCCCGGTCGATGACGTCGCGAAAAGCCTTCGGCGCGGGGAGTTTCTGCTCAAACCACGCCCCCGAATTCAGGCGTCGGAAGAACCTTCTGAAGCGCCTGCCAGCGGACGGTCCGGTTTCTCGCGTTCGCCGGAGGAATAG